The Ptiloglossa arizonensis isolate GNS036 chromosome 2, iyPtiAriz1_principal, whole genome shotgun sequence sequence atatatattttttatgtaataaaattttccttTAAATGACATTTTGTTGTCATTTCTATAGATGGGAGAGGATAAACCTGTAGACATGGCTGTGGAAGGGTAAGGCAAATGatatttctttggaaattttgtatacttgatttctattataaaaatatgttttttctGAAGAGATGAGATCTCTAAGAAGGCTcttaagaagcaacagaaaaagGTGGAGAAAGCAGCAAAAAAAGCCGAACATAAAGTTCAAGCTGTAAGTTAAACTGTCATATATGttataaaaaacaattatttttatacttttataacaAGAATGTTATCTTATAATAATGtatctttcaattttaattctagCAAGCACAACAAGAGGTAAATCAAGAAGAGGATGTGTCAGTTGAAAGCTATGGAGATACAGAATTGATACAGAGTAAAGAAAAACATGCAGAAAGAATATTTActgatattaaaaatttaatactaTCTTTGGAAAATCAAACTGTATGGTTAAGAGGACGTTTACATACCAGTCGTGCCAAAGGTATATTAATCTAAACAGGAGGAATTGACCATGTTCAAtgttgtatatttattaatatttatattattattaataatttattgaataaaaatatttcttcataGGCAAACAGTGCTTCATTGTTCTAAGACAACAGTCATACACAGTTCAAGGTTTAGTTACAGTAAATGAAAAAATCAGTAAACAGATGGTCAAGTTTATATCGAAGTAAGTTGCAGGAgtacaataaaaaattaatatcattTTTACTTAATATAGTAATTTTGTAGTATTACCAAAGAATCCATTGTGGATGTACAGGCAACTGTGAAACGTGTGCCTTCCGAAATTGAATCATGTACACAGAAAGATGTGGAGGTTCATCTTGAAAAAGTATTTGTAGTAAGTGCTGCAAAGGCCCAATTACCTCTACAAATTGAAGATGCCTCAAGATCTATGGGAGAAACAGATGACAATGCTCTTAATATAAAAGTGAATCAAGACACTAGATTAGATAACAGAGTTTTGGATTTAAGAACTCCAGCCAATCAGGCTATATATAGAGTTGAAGCAGctgtttgtaaattatttagagACATTCTTACAAGTAAAGtaagttatttttaaaatggttgaatataattataataaattacttaacaaatatttcatttataggGTTTTGTTGAAATCCATACACCAAAAATTATATCTGCAGCGAGTGAAGGTGGAGCAAATGTGTTCACAGTGTCATATTTTAAAGGAAATGCTTATCTAGCCCAATCTCCTCAGCTTTACAAACAAATGGCAATAGCAGCTGACTTTGATAAAGTTTTTACTATAGGAGCaggtaatttaaaattttttaactgAATTATTTACTTAAATATTCTACAAAGTGCAATATCACTATTGTTGTATAAAGTATATTAGATATGATATTTTTTCAGTTTTTAGAGCTGAAGATTCTAATACATATAGACATTTAACGGAATTTGTTGGTCTTGATTTAGAAATGGCATTTAAGTATCATTATCATGAAGTAGTCAATACTATTGGACATTTATTTACAGAGATGTTTAAAGGTCTTCGTGACAAGTTagtaaaaatatgtaattgACATGAGAATAAGAATGCTTGTGCTTACTCTTCCACAGTGTATAAggataattttattgttattaattttagTTACACGGCTGAAATTGAAGCTGTTCGTCAGCAATATAATGTAGAGCCTTTCAAATTCTTAGATCCACCTTTGAAATTAGAATTTTGTGATGCAATTGAATTATTGGCAGAAGCTGGTATAACTTTAGGCGAGGAAGACGATTTGTCCACTTCTGATGAAAAACTGTTAGGTAAACTTGTAAAGACAAAAGTGAGTTTTATTATACATCATCTGCAAAAgatattattaacaaatgtgCATCTTTCATTGTATTTCTGTTTTTAGTATGATACTGACTTTTACATTTTGGACAAGTATCCATTGGCAGTAAGACCTTTTTATACTATGCCAGATCCGATCAATCCTGTAAGTATACAATTTATTTCAACCTTTTGTCGAATATACATCATAATATTCATTACAGAAAGCATCGAATTCTTACGATATGTTTATGCGCGGCGAAGAAATTATTTCTGGTGCACAACGTATCCATGATCCCGAATTTCTGATGAAACGTGCACTACATCATGGAATTGGTAAGCGAATATAACTTCTAATTTTTGCCTCTTTAATGCAATGTTTTTCAAATatggttttattttttaaaaattttagatGTAGAAAAGATCAAAGCATATATCGACGCATTCAGATACGGTTGTCCTCCTCATGCTGGTGGGGGAATTGGTTTGGAGCGTGTTGTTATGTTATACCTTGGTTTAGACAACATCAGAAAAGTTTCAATGTTCCCTCGCGATCCTAAACGCCTCACACCTTAAA is a genomic window containing:
- the Asprs gene encoding aspartyl-tRNA synthetase: MGEDKPVDMAVEGDEISKKALKKQQKKVEKAAKKAEHKVQAQAQQEVNQEEDVSVESYGDTELIQSKEKHAERIFTDIKNLILSLENQTVWLRGRLHTSRAKGKQCFIVLRQQSYTVQGLVTVNEKISKQMVKFISNITKESIVDVQATVKRVPSEIESCTQKDVEVHLEKVFVVSAAKAQLPLQIEDASRSMGETDDNALNIKVNQDTRLDNRVLDLRTPANQAIYRVEAAVCKLFRDILTSKGFVEIHTPKIISAASEGGANVFTVSYFKGNAYLAQSPQLYKQMAIAADFDKVFTIGAVFRAEDSNTYRHLTEFVGLDLEMAFKYHYHEVVNTIGHLFTEMFKGLRDNYTAEIEAVRQQYNVEPFKFLDPPLKLEFCDAIELLAEAGITLGEEDDLSTSDEKLLGKLVKTKYDTDFYILDKYPLAVRPFYTMPDPINPKASNSYDMFMRGEEIISGAQRIHDPEFLMKRALHHGIDVEKIKAYIDAFRYGCPPHAGGGIGLERVVMLYLGLDNIRKVSMFPRDPKRLTP